In Salvelinus alpinus chromosome 22, SLU_Salpinus.1, whole genome shotgun sequence, one genomic interval encodes:
- the LOC139549060 gene encoding gem-associated protein 4-like, with product MNQDSWLSCEKTAVLQGGFLLANRLCQPASLSALQKEDWRKVGHPILQAVREICGQERGSCLSSVHWKKKIICVLWSKLLGRESDEDMEIGWRENPFFSLQNSLPDINRTVMFELVKLKGFSQIYAQLLLCLPSSHLSSELEKLVQHVTRNSTEEDVRVLLEVWWELWKGRGGRQEEDDLDKVFTNQWTRLTNTTGLSPQAAKRFKSDPDTPTSPPSTTDVLSILFHALEEMKEHLSTSDLCYRALSNCLDSLYTSHLIDQAIILPAEVQLQSLTSTVIVRKRHAGIEKFDLVQVISEAHSDLKAAHTPSQFKPCGMTLMQALQTVSQLTQAWEKRGLLEMTDSGDPGVLALCLKSCLARVLESLEERAMSETMDEGERQTLNNVQSTFRGLLGSLSFPDTERNAGEMAHIAVAIINHRLEGFQDFTMLFATELSWSLSMEEWISCLERNKTAFQRKDIVMKLVSTLIAKCQIDTEEVEHCRKLKDIIVNIFAELPLAEKNTTLAEMLTFSKKGLQGSLPLAVTEGFSEELNMAFNCIIQGGAAQNNLSLAVAAIARVAFQNPEATLRRCCHLAVVNHGAHSLLSKILQQLSGLRGGAPGCTEGTGSLLCSCLQDTAMTKLSSAKEEDQFLHFLVALMQPSISESGQSFLHPEEVVCTFVLPHLSPSGSSTCSLELCLRLLHSAFSLDFQDASPHWVMNCSPFPLLSVLCQLLNEGCRCWELPAEGAPRHLSMESKVLLVTVLTALGKVVGREVASAPNTWSRALFWLYNKVEALDWTVRFHLKVVWGDHFKNEVPFSLLAVCELPEQKWSGLKLAQYGQGTGLLAWMECCAVSDEIQDTMLTSLALDQHRPDDVNMFSKGLLVAVTQTLPWCTITEWGRLLRAMRELLRSGRLHVPYSLEYVDFLPLLDLRAFSCELRLSVLLLRVLQLLCGSSCKDWLPGQGWAHVGRLYASAMREVIDSLRGKLSQSSSNKDPKERAATTTASQEVLFVLSQLFCHVQHIQVMMPGGQCESLFLCALEILTHYEAVLAAHPSSSSHLETENTRHFFTTITDNLDSAEMKAVLHQKIAQLSSTG from the coding sequence ATTCCTGGCTGAGCTGTGAGAAGACTGCCGTTCTCCAGGGAGGCTTTCTGTTGGCCAACAGGCTATGCCAGCCAGCGTCACTCAGTGCCCTGCAGAAGGAGGACTGGAGGAAGGTTGGCCACCCAATTCTACAGGCTGTCAGAGAAATCTGTGGGCAGGAGCGAGGTAGCTGTCTGAGCAGTGTCCACTGGAAGAAGAAAATCATCTGCGTCTTATGGAGCAAATTACTGGGGCGGGAGAGCGACGAGGACATGGAAATCGGCTGGAGGGAGAATCCATTCTTCTCTCTGCAGAACAGTCTACCTGACATTAACCGAACAGTGATGTTTGAGCTGGTCAAGTTGAAAGGCTTCTCTCAGATCTACGCCCAGCTGCTTTTGTGTCTGCCATCGTCCCACCTGAGTTCTGAGCTAGAGAAGCTAGTTCAACACGTTACCCGAAACAGCACTGAGGAGGACGTCCGCGTCCTGCTGGAGGTGTGGTGGGAGCTGTGGAAGGGCAGGGGGGGAAGGCAAGAGGAGGACGACCTCGATAAGGTCTTTACTAACCAGTGGACCCGCCTCACCAACACCACTGGCCTCTCACCTCAGGCTGCCAAGAGATTCAAGTCAGACCCAGATACCCCAACATCACCACCATCCACCACTGATGTGCTGTCCATTCTTTTTCATGCTCTGGAGGAGATGAAAGAGCATCTGAGCACCTCTGACCTTTGCTACCGTGCCCTATCCAACTGCCTCGACTCCCTGTACACCTCGCATCTGATAGACCAAGCTATCATCCTCCCAGCTGAGGTGCAACTTCAGAGCCTGACCAGTACGGTGATTGTCAGAAAGAGGCATGCTGGGATAGAGAAGTTTGATCTGGTCCAGGTGATAAGCGAGGCCCACAGTGACCTGAAGGCAGCCCACACACCCTCCCAATTTAAACCCTGTGGAATGACACTAATGCAAGCCCTGCAGACTGTCTCACAGCTCACTCAGGCCTGGGAGAAGAGAGGGCTGCTGGAGATGACAGACAGCGGTGACCCCGGTGTCTTGGCACTCTGTCTTAAAAGCTGTCTGGCCAGAGTGCTCGAGTCCCTAGAGGAACGGGCCATGTCTGAGACCATGGATGAGGGTGAGCGCCAGACACTGAACAATGTGCAAAGCACTTTTAGAGGCTTGTTAGGCTCACTGTCCTTCCCCGACACAGAGCGCAACGCTGGGGAAATGGCCCACATTGCCGTAGCCATCATTAACCACCGCTTGGAGGGCTTCCAAGATTTCACTATGCTATTTGCCACTGAACTGAGCTGGTCCCTGAGCATGGAGGAGTGGATCAGCTGTCTGGAGAGAAACAAAACCGCATTCCAGCGAAAGGACATTGTCATGAAATTAGTCTCCACTCTCATTGCAAAGTGCCAAATAGATACTGAAGAAGTAGAGCACTGCAGAAAGCTGAAGGACATTATTGTGAACATTTTCGCAGAGCTCCCCTTAGCTGAGAAAAACACAACGTTAGCGGAAATGCTAACCTTTTCCAAGAAGGGTCTCCAGGGCTCTCTGCCCCTGGCTGTGACGGAGGGCTTTAGTGAGGAGCTCAACATGGCGTTCAACTGCATCATCCAGGGGGGAGCGGCACAGAACAACCTCAGCTTGGCCGTGGCCGCCATAGCCCGCGTGGCCTTTCAGAACCCCGAGGCCACCCTGCGTCGGTGCTGCCATCTAGCGGTGGTGAACCATGGGGCCCACAGCCTCCTCTCCAAGATACTCCAGCAGCTCTCAGGGCTGAGGGGCGGTGCTCCCGGTTGCACAGAGGGGACGGGGAGcttactgtgcagctgtcttcaagATACTGCCATGACTAAACTGTCCTCGGCTAAGGAGGAGGACCAGTTCCTGCACTTCCTGGTTGCACTGATGCAGCCGAGCATTTCCGAGAGCGGACAGAGTTTCCTGCACCCTGAAGAGGTTGTGTGTACCTTCGTCCTGCCTCACCTCTCCCCCTCTGGCTCTAGCACTTGCAGCCTGGAGCTGTGCCTGCGTTTGCTccactctgcattttctctggatTTCCAGGATGCATCTCCACACTGGGTCATGAACTGCTCCCCGTTCCCCCTCCTCAGCGTCCTCTGCCAGCTTCTGAACGAGGGCTGCAGGTGCTGGGAGCTTCCTGCAGAGGGCGCACCACGTCACTTATCCATGGAGTCCAAGGTGCTGCTCGTCACTGTGCTGACTGCATTGGGCAAGGTGGTGGGACGGGAGGTGGCCTCAGCCCCCAACACCTGGTCCAGAGCCCTCTTCTGGCTCTACAATAAAGTGGAGGCCCTGGACTGGACTGTTCGCTTCCATCTGAAGGTAGTGTGGGGGGATCACTTCAAAAACGAGGTGCCATTCTCACTGTTGGCTGTGTGCGAGCTGCCGGAGCAGAAGTGGTCTGGCCTAAAGTTGGCCCAGTATGGGCAGGGCACAGGGCTGCTGGCGTGGATGGAGTGCTGCGCCGTCTCTGACGAGATTCAGGACACCATGCTGACCTCCCTGGCTCTGGACCAGCACCGGCCCGACGACGTCAACATGTTCAGCAAAGGCCTGCTGGTGGCCGTGACGCAGACCCTACCCTGGTGCACCATCACCGAGTGGGGCAGGCTGCTGAGAGCCATGCGAGAGTTGCTCCGCTCAGGCCGTCTCCACGTGCCTTACTCTCTGGAGTACGTGGACTTTCTCCCCCTGCTGGACCTGCGGGCCTTCTCCTGCGAGCTGCGTCTGTCCGTGCTACTGCTGCGTGTCCTCCAGCTGCTCTGTGGCTCCAGCTGCAAAGACTGGCTGCCTGGCCAGGGCTGGGCCCACGTGGGGCGGCTGTACGCCAGCGCCATGAGAGAGGTCATAGACTCCCTGAGGGGAAAGCTGTCACAGTCTTCCTCCAACAAAGACCCAAAAGAGAGGGCAGCTACCACCACCGCCAGCCAGGAGGTGCTGTTTGTACTGAGCCAGCTCTTCTGCCATGTGCAGCACATTCAGGTGATGATGCCCGGCGGTCAGTGCGAGTCCCTGTTCCTGTGTGCCCTGGAGATCCTGACCCACTACGAGGCAGTGCTGGCCGcacaccccagcagcagctcccaCCTGGAGACCGAGAACACTCGCCACTTCTTCACCACCATCACAGACAACCTGGACAGCGCCGAGATGAAGGCTGTGTTGCATCAGAAAATTGCTCAGCTGTCGTCAACAGGTTGA